In the Wyeomyia smithii strain HCP4-BCI-WySm-NY-G18 chromosome 2, ASM2978416v1, whole genome shotgun sequence genome, one interval contains:
- the LOC129720333 gene encoding uncharacterized protein LOC129720333 gives MFSGLEMLLDAATQMEKRCLPDSDPTSERSFELDVRKSRNQKRCNDHQYAKQPESSFVHTGANVMYTTFPFGSTSNSGIVKRFPFSDISSEYFLAAYILPKKNEAEEPIKLTDIMVFRYSTSSPGIVLYKHDVRETSFKRTNIISCADLMPIGIDLIELHNIEDGLIILPDAKLADLKALLPYIKNKSYYQTFLKTLVPAKRGRKKKSNQIDHLENDMDPPESDGEPIAEY, from the exons ATGTTTTCCGGGTTGGAGATGCTTCTAG ATGCAGCCACCCAAATGGAAAAGAGATGTCTGCCGGATAGTGATCCGACAAGTGAACGGAGTTTCGAATTGGATGTAAGGAAGTcgagaaatcaaaaaaggtgcaatGATCACCAGTATGCCAAGCAACCGGAATCGTCATTTGTGCACACCGGAGCTAATGTGATGTATACAACCTTCCCCTTTGGATCAACATCAAATTCGGGCATTGTAAAACGGTTTCCGTTTTCCGACATTTCCAGTGAGTATTTCCTTGCTGCATATATTCTACCGAAGAAGAATGAGGCTGAGGAACCAATTAAGTTAACTGATATAATGGTTTTCCGCTATTCGACGAGCAGTCCTGGAATTGTTTTGTACAAACATGATGTGAGAGAAACTTCATTTAAACGAACAAATATCATCTCTTGTGCAGATCTAATGCCGATTGGGATTGATTTAATTGAACTTCACAACATTGAAGATGGGCTCATCATTCTACCGGATGCAAAATTGGCAGACTTGAAAGCATTATTACCGTATATAAAAAACAAGAGCTATTATCAAACATTCCTGAAGACGCTAGTACCAGCCAAACGTGGCAGAAAGAAAAAGTCAAATCAAATAGATCATTTAGAAAACGATATGGATCCGCCGGAAAGTGATGGCGAACCGATAGCTGAATACTGA